The Pirellulimonas nuda genome includes a region encoding these proteins:
- a CDS encoding ParB/RepB/Spo0J family partition protein codes for MTNQRRLGRGLEALLGRSLDEPAPQPVMEAAPAEGAAPLPEFVSRDEAGQLWLDLGVIQPNPFQPRKHFDEVEIADLADSIREHGVLQPLVVRPMEEGGYQLIAGERRLRAAQAAGWRQAPVQLKNVSDQQMAELAIVENVQRKDLNAIEKATSFHNYLQQYGCTQEDLAKRIHIDRSTIANLIRLLDLPEGVRQMVVEGDLTQGHARALLSLGEEEEQTKFAKRIKQEGLSVRATEQAVQNQVHALDDDLLRLVTAEQFEEGGDAPAPKAPATRGEQLAALEQELHNALGTKVALQQNAKGKGRITIHFASVEEFDRIRAILVPQQQTSMAA; via the coding sequence GTGACTAACCAACGCCGCCTTGGACGTGGACTCGAAGCACTCTTGGGCCGCTCGCTGGACGAACCCGCGCCGCAGCCTGTGATGGAGGCCGCGCCCGCCGAGGGCGCCGCGCCGCTGCCGGAGTTTGTGTCGCGCGACGAGGCGGGCCAGCTTTGGCTCGACCTCGGCGTGATCCAGCCGAACCCGTTCCAGCCGCGGAAGCATTTTGATGAGGTGGAGATCGCCGACCTGGCGGACAGCATCCGCGAGCACGGCGTCTTGCAGCCGCTGGTGGTCCGCCCGATGGAAGAGGGGGGCTACCAACTGATCGCCGGCGAGCGCCGGTTGCGCGCGGCGCAGGCCGCCGGCTGGCGCCAGGCGCCGGTGCAGCTGAAGAACGTCTCCGATCAGCAGATGGCCGAGCTGGCCATCGTAGAGAACGTCCAACGCAAAGACCTGAACGCCATCGAGAAGGCGACCAGCTTCCACAACTACTTGCAGCAGTACGGCTGCACCCAGGAGGACCTGGCCAAGCGGATCCACATCGACCGCTCGACCATCGCCAACCTGATCCGCTTGTTGGACCTCCCCGAAGGGGTCCGGCAGATGGTGGTCGAGGGGGACCTTACTCAGGGCCACGCCCGCGCGCTGCTGTCGCTTGGCGAAGAAGAAGAGCAGACCAAGTTCGCCAAGCGCATCAAGCAAGAAGGCCTGTCGGTCCGCGCCACCGAGCAGGCGGTGCAGAACCAGGTGCACGCGCTCGACGACGACCTGCTGCGTTTGGTGACCGCCGAGCAGTTCGAGGAAGGGGGCGACGCCCCGGCGCCCAAGGCGCCCGCCACGCGTGGCGAGCAGCTCGCGGCCCTTGAGCAAGAACTCCACAACGCGCTGGGGACCAAGGTCGCCCTGCAGCAGAACGCCAAGGGGAAGGGGCGGATCACGATCCACTTCGCCAGCGTCGAGGAGTTCGACCGCATCCGCGCGATCCTCGTCCCCCAGCAACAAACCTCCATGGCCGCGTAG
- a CDS encoding golvesin C-terminal-like domain-containing protein yields the protein MLSFLASLLASPAGPAHPRRVFAAERLEPRHMLAAAGLVEVGAQPSGALDDKIVYLHGGHGITASGSSWGYQRGLLLDMVEDLGNQDQMSQLADYLWNAGATVVPLRPVGHQVNERVLDNDDPGVSFSSGWGAGSGSVYFGDAGDVRYRFATTSPVETAVATYRPNLPEAGYYPVYAWSPAGTNRATDQLYRVQHSGGATEVTVDHSRVGNGLVYLGTYHFEAGTAGAVEISNRSDDPGKVVVADMIRFGNGMGDITRSGGVSGQPRENEAGLYWVEWHVDHAQGIPTSAYRTSSTDSTATVSLAPRYAEYMNQEGVGVLSDRVLVSFHSNATTGDPATATSRGVLGLHNTSSGGATPNQLLLAQTLAKQVNDDLVAQNGQFEHNWAGRSTVTYQASFNYGEINNAYIGGEFDATIIETGFHDNTQDAQMLRDPRVREAIARATYQGIVDYFRAVDGGATPNIDAPPRVASLSAESAAPGEVTLSWTAGAPSAYAGGAPTGYMIYASTGGRGFDGGTYVAGGATSAFTLTGLDAAQQYYFRVAAVNAGGESPDSEVVAAKPSASTERLLIVGGFDRRDRSLVEAEPFAGGNTADRVRLIGANTYDYVVEVAEAVRQSGSTAAVTSVANEAVASGAVDLGDYDAVVWILGTESSADDTFNPAEQSAVSAYLSGGGKLFVSGSEIGWDLDNLNNGRTFYNNVLRADYVKDDALTYDAAGVAGSIFAGLDLRFDNGAKSYDVGYPDVINPLGGATAAMAYDGGAGTAAIQYSSGATRLVMMGFPFESLVGAGNQTDVMTRVLGYFGFGLGAVGATPGGDFNRDGSVNAADYTVWRDSLNQIVAPLSGADADGSGLVDDADLAVWRATFGQSAAVASVAPAPAVSAASAPNDSLPLISTGTSAAPRAHRPSPRAALPTQAGDSAADAALLLLLAERRHEPAGGASGMPAFAAEEAPVDSEPLRRLAFSLLFD from the coding sequence ATGCTTTCTTTCTTGGCCTCCCTGCTGGCGAGCCCCGCGGGGCCCGCCCACCCGCGCCGCGTCTTCGCGGCAGAGCGGCTCGAGCCGCGCCACATGCTGGCGGCGGCCGGACTGGTTGAGGTCGGCGCCCAGCCCAGCGGCGCGCTCGACGACAAGATCGTCTACCTGCACGGCGGCCACGGCATCACCGCCTCGGGCAGCAGTTGGGGCTACCAGCGCGGGTTGCTGCTGGACATGGTAGAAGACCTCGGCAACCAAGACCAGATGTCGCAGCTCGCCGACTACTTGTGGAACGCCGGCGCCACCGTCGTGCCGCTGCGGCCGGTGGGCCATCAGGTGAACGAGCGCGTGCTGGACAACGACGACCCGGGGGTCAGCTTCAGCAGCGGCTGGGGCGCGGGCTCGGGGTCGGTCTACTTTGGCGACGCCGGCGACGTGCGCTACCGGTTCGCCACCACCTCGCCGGTCGAGACGGCGGTCGCCACCTACCGCCCCAACCTCCCCGAGGCGGGCTACTACCCGGTGTACGCGTGGTCGCCCGCCGGCACGAACCGGGCGACCGACCAGCTCTACCGCGTGCAGCACTCCGGGGGCGCCACCGAGGTGACGGTCGACCACAGCCGCGTCGGCAACGGGCTGGTCTACCTGGGCACGTACCACTTCGAGGCGGGCACGGCCGGCGCGGTCGAGATCAGCAACCGCTCCGACGACCCCGGCAAGGTGGTGGTGGCGGACATGATCCGCTTCGGCAACGGCATGGGAGACATCACGCGCAGCGGCGGCGTCTCCGGCCAGCCGCGCGAGAACGAGGCGGGCCTGTACTGGGTGGAGTGGCACGTCGACCACGCGCAGGGGATCCCCACCAGCGCCTATCGCACCAGCAGCACCGACTCAACCGCCACCGTGTCGCTCGCCCCCCGCTACGCCGAGTACATGAATCAAGAAGGGGTGGGCGTGCTGTCGGACCGCGTGCTGGTGAGCTTCCACTCCAACGCGACTACCGGAGACCCGGCCACCGCGACGTCGCGCGGCGTGCTGGGGCTGCACAACACCTCCAGCGGCGGCGCCACGCCCAACCAGTTGTTGCTGGCGCAGACCCTCGCCAAGCAGGTGAACGACGACCTGGTCGCCCAGAACGGCCAGTTCGAACACAACTGGGCGGGCCGCAGCACGGTCACCTACCAGGCCAGCTTCAACTACGGCGAGATCAACAACGCCTACATCGGCGGCGAGTTCGACGCCACGATCATCGAGACCGGGTTCCACGACAACACCCAGGACGCCCAAATGCTGCGCGACCCGCGGGTCCGCGAGGCGATCGCACGCGCTACCTACCAGGGGATCGTCGACTACTTCCGCGCCGTCGACGGCGGCGCCACCCCCAACATCGACGCCCCGCCGCGGGTCGCTTCGCTGTCGGCCGAGTCGGCCGCGCCCGGCGAGGTCACCCTCTCGTGGACCGCCGGCGCACCGTCCGCCTACGCCGGCGGCGCCCCCACCGGGTACATGATCTACGCGTCGACCGGCGGCCGCGGGTTCGATGGCGGGACCTACGTCGCCGGCGGGGCGACCTCGGCGTTCACGCTCACCGGGCTCGACGCCGCACAGCAGTACTACTTCCGCGTCGCCGCCGTGAACGCGGGGGGCGAGTCCCCCGATTCCGAGGTGGTCGCCGCCAAGCCGTCGGCGTCGACCGAGCGGCTGCTGATCGTGGGCGGCTTTGACCGCCGCGACCGCAGCCTGGTGGAAGCAGAGCCCTTCGCGGGCGGGAACACGGCCGATCGGGTCCGCTTGATCGGCGCCAATACCTACGACTACGTCGTCGAAGTGGCCGAAGCGGTTCGCCAGTCGGGCTCAACCGCCGCGGTCACCTCGGTGGCCAACGAAGCGGTCGCCAGCGGCGCGGTCGACCTGGGCGACTACGACGCGGTGGTGTGGATCCTGGGGACCGAGTCGTCCGCCGACGACACGTTCAACCCGGCCGAGCAGTCCGCCGTGTCTGCCTACCTGTCGGGTGGGGGCAAGCTGTTTGTCTCCGGGTCGGAGATCGGCTGGGACCTCGACAACCTGAACAACGGACGCACGTTCTACAACAACGTGCTCCGCGCCGACTACGTGAAGGACGACGCGCTGACGTACGACGCCGCCGGCGTCGCCGGCTCGATCTTCGCGGGCCTCGACCTCCGCTTCGACAACGGCGCCAAGTCGTACGACGTCGGCTACCCCGACGTCATCAACCCGCTGGGAGGAGCGACGGCCGCGATGGCGTACGACGGCGGCGCCGGCACGGCCGCCATCCAGTACTCCAGCGGCGCCACGCGGCTGGTGATGATGGGGTTCCCGTTCGAGTCGCTGGTCGGCGCGGGCAATCAAACCGACGTGATGACGCGCGTGCTGGGCTACTTCGGCTTCGGCCTTGGCGCCGTGGGAGCAACGCCCGGCGGCGACTTCAACCGCGACGGCTCGGTGAACGCCGCCGACTACACCGTGTGGCGCGACTCGCTCAACCAGATCGTCGCCCCCCTCTCGGGCGCCGACGCAGACGGTAGCGGCCTGGTCGATGATGCGGACCTGGCCGTCTGGCGGGCGACGTTTGGGCAGTCCGCCGCGGTCGCGAGCGTGGCCCCGGCGCCGGCGGTTTCCGCGGCCTCGGCGCCTAACGACTCGTTGCCGCTGATCTCAACGGGAACTTCTGCGGCGCCGCGTGCCCATCGTCCGTCGCCGCGCGCGGCGTTGCCAACTCAGGCCGGCGACTCTGCGGCCGACGCGGCCCTGCTGTTGCTGTTGGCCGAGCGCCGGCACGAGCCGGCGGGCGGAGCCTCAGGCATGCCGGCGTTCGCTGCGGAAGAGGCGCCGGTCGATTCCGAGCCGCTACGCCGCTTGGCGTTCTCGCTGCTGTTCGATTGA
- a CDS encoding zinc-dependent alcohol dehydrogenase family protein produces the protein MNAVAYHAFGGPVSVQTLPDPTPAPDGAVLRVTATGLCRSDWHGWRGHDADIARFPHVPGHELAGEVVAVGRDVRRVQLGERVTMPFVAGCGDCPECAAGNQQVCDRQFQPGFTAWGSFAQYVAVRYADGNLVTIPEGVTDAAAASLGCRIATAYRAVVAQGRVGPGDWVAVHGCGGVGLAAVAIAHALGARPIAIDTRPEPLALAKALGAQHTLDASTLTDLPHAVHRLTGRGADVSLDAVGSARAMTGSILSLRKRGRHVQVGLLAGADADPPTPLGRVIAWELEIVGSHGLQAHAYPGLLALVESGKLDPTRFVERTIPLNQAPQALMAMDNYTGCGVTIITPE, from the coding sequence ATGAACGCAGTCGCCTACCACGCGTTCGGCGGGCCCGTCTCCGTGCAGACGCTCCCCGACCCAACCCCGGCGCCCGACGGCGCGGTGCTGCGCGTCACGGCCACCGGGCTCTGCCGCAGCGACTGGCACGGCTGGCGTGGGCACGACGCAGACATCGCCCGCTTCCCCCACGTACCTGGGCACGAGCTGGCGGGCGAGGTGGTAGCCGTCGGCCGCGACGTCCGTCGCGTACAGTTGGGAGAGCGGGTGACGATGCCGTTTGTCGCCGGCTGCGGCGACTGCCCCGAGTGCGCTGCCGGCAACCAGCAGGTGTGCGACCGCCAGTTCCAGCCCGGCTTCACCGCGTGGGGCTCGTTCGCCCAGTACGTGGCGGTCCGCTACGCCGACGGCAACCTGGTGACGATCCCCGAGGGGGTCACCGACGCGGCCGCGGCGAGCCTCGGCTGCCGCATCGCGACCGCCTACCGCGCGGTCGTGGCGCAGGGACGCGTCGGCCCCGGCGACTGGGTCGCCGTGCACGGCTGCGGCGGCGTGGGCCTGGCCGCGGTGGCGATCGCCCACGCGCTCGGCGCCCGGCCGATCGCGATCGACACGCGTCCCGAGCCGCTCGCCCTGGCCAAAGCGCTCGGCGCCCAGCACACGCTCGACGCCTCGACCCTCACCGACCTGCCGCACGCCGTCCACCGGCTCACCGGCCGCGGGGCGGACGTCTCGCTCGACGCGGTCGGCAGCGCCCGAGCGATGACGGGCTCGATCTTGTCGCTCCGCAAGCGGGGCCGGCACGTGCAAGTCGGCCTGCTGGCGGGCGCCGACGCCGACCCCCCGACGCCGCTGGGGCGGGTGATCGCGTGGGAGCTGGAGATCGTCGGCAGCCACGGCCTGCAAGCGCACGCCTACCCCGGTCTGCTGGCCCTGGTCGAATCGGGCAAGCTCGACCCGACGCGGTTCGTCGAGCGGACGATCCCGCTCAACCAGGCGCCGCAAGCCCTGATGGCGATGGACAACTACACGGGTTGTGGCGTCACGATAATCACGCCCGAGTAA
- a CDS encoding GNAT family N-acetyltransferase: MPLIRPELTTDTAAIHALIAASFPTPGEAELVDRLREAGRLRVSLAAEEGGQIVGHIAISPVTTPSQATGAGLGPLAVAESHRRRGIGAALMGAGLDACRAAGLGWAVVLGDPAYYARFGFRPAGEFGLHDEHGWGRAFQALELLPGGLPTEGGLVRYAPEFDSLS; the protein is encoded by the coding sequence ATGCCGTTGATCCGGCCCGAGCTAACGACCGACACAGCGGCCATCCACGCCCTGATCGCGGCGAGTTTCCCCACCCCCGGTGAAGCCGAGTTGGTCGATCGGCTGCGCGAGGCGGGTCGCCTACGCGTGTCGCTGGCCGCCGAGGAAGGCGGGCAGATCGTCGGGCACATCGCGATCAGCCCGGTCACGACCCCCTCCCAAGCGACCGGCGCGGGCCTCGGGCCGCTGGCGGTGGCCGAGTCGCACCGCCGGCGGGGGATCGGCGCGGCGCTCATGGGCGCCGGGCTCGATGCCTGCCGCGCCGCCGGGCTGGGCTGGGCCGTCGTGCTGGGCGACCCGGCCTACTACGCCCGCTTCGGTTTCCGGCCCGCCGGGGAGTTCGGCCTGCACGACGAGCACGGCTGGGGCCGCGCGTTCCAAGCCCTAGAGCTGCTGCCGGGCGGTCTGCCGACCGAGGGGGGACTCGTCCGGTACGCGCCGGAGTTTGATTCGCTAAGCTGA
- a CDS encoding arylsulfatase, translating to MNAVRSVLLRLTSLLVAWQTLASPAAADRPNVLVLLSDDQGWGDLSLSGNADLATPHVDSLAADGASFDRFYVCPVCSPTRAEFLTGRHHARSGVYATSTGGERLNLDETTIADLFRAAGYRTAAFGKWHNGAQHPYHPNARGFDEFFGFCSGHLGDYFDAMQEHNGRIVRGAGYCADDYTNHAITFIEQSVAQQQPFFVYVPYNTPHSPMQAPGRFWRRFADRQMTMPPDGDAKRQSKADETRCAYAMCENLDWNVGRLLNRLDAQGVAEDTIVVWFHDNGPAGVRYNDGMKGKKGQTDEGGVRSPLLVRWPGHIAPRTEVAHIASARDLLPTLCELAGVPAATRHPVDGLSLAPLLLGDTADWPDRVLINQWQDKISARSQQYRLDHQGKLYDMAADPGQTRPVNDAQPEALARLSASARAHRDAFMANYARDDRPFVVGDPHAPATLLPAADSRGHGAIRRSSRHPNSSYFTHWASPDDRITFNVEVATAGVYRVGLYYAAQEPGAKCELSFRDARLPFEITAAHDPPLRGAEHDRVPRIESYTKRFKQAALGEIELAQGPGELSLRALEIPGAEAMEFCMLTLERRE from the coding sequence ATGAACGCCGTACGCTCCGTCCTCTTGCGTCTGACTTCCTTACTCGTCGCCTGGCAGACGCTTGCGTCGCCCGCCGCGGCCGACCGGCCCAACGTGTTGGTGCTGCTCAGCGACGACCAGGGCTGGGGAGACCTGAGCCTTTCCGGCAACGCCGATCTGGCGACGCCGCACGTCGACTCGCTGGCGGCCGACGGCGCCAGCTTTGATCGCTTCTATGTCTGCCCCGTCTGCTCGCCGACCCGCGCGGAGTTCCTCACGGGGCGTCACCATGCGCGGTCCGGAGTGTACGCCACGTCGACCGGCGGCGAGCGGCTCAACCTCGACGAGACCACCATCGCCGACCTCTTCCGGGCCGCCGGCTACCGCACGGCCGCCTTCGGCAAGTGGCACAACGGCGCCCAGCACCCCTACCACCCCAACGCCCGCGGCTTCGACGAGTTCTTCGGCTTCTGCAGCGGCCACCTGGGGGACTACTTCGACGCCATGCAGGAGCACAACGGCCGCATCGTCCGCGGCGCCGGCTACTGTGCAGACGACTACACCAACCACGCCATCACGTTCATCGAGCAATCGGTCGCCCAGCAGCAGCCGTTCTTCGTCTACGTGCCCTACAACACGCCGCACTCCCCGATGCAGGCGCCCGGCCGCTTCTGGCGCCGCTTCGCCGATCGCCAGATGACAATGCCCCCGGACGGCGACGCCAAGCGGCAAAGCAAAGCAGACGAGACGCGTTGCGCGTATGCGATGTGCGAGAACCTCGACTGGAACGTGGGGCGGTTGCTGAACCGCCTCGACGCGCAGGGCGTGGCCGAGGACACGATCGTGGTCTGGTTCCACGACAACGGCCCGGCCGGAGTGCGCTACAACGACGGCATGAAGGGAAAGAAGGGACAGACCGACGAGGGGGGCGTACGCAGCCCCCTGCTGGTGCGCTGGCCCGGCCACATTGCGCCCCGCACCGAGGTGGCGCATATCGCCAGCGCGCGCGACCTGCTCCCCACGCTGTGCGAGCTGGCCGGCGTGCCCGCCGCCACCAGGCATCCGGTCGATGGGCTCAGCCTGGCGCCGCTGCTGCTTGGCGACACGGCCGACTGGCCCGACCGTGTGCTCATCAACCAGTGGCAGGACAAGATCAGCGCCCGCAGCCAACAGTACCGGCTCGACCATCAGGGGAAGCTGTACGACATGGCCGCCGACCCGGGGCAGACCCGGCCGGTGAACGACGCCCAGCCCGAGGCGCTCGCTAGGCTATCCGCCAGCGCGCGGGCGCACCGCGACGCGTTCATGGCCAACTACGCCCGCGACGACCGCCCGTTCGTGGTCGGCGACCCGCACGCCCCTGCCACCCTGCTGCCGGCCGCCGACTCCCGCGGCCACGGCGCCATTCGGCGTTCCAGCCGGCACCCCAACAGCTCGTATTTCACCCACTGGGCCTCGCCCGACGACCGCATCACCTTCAACGTCGAGGTAGCAACCGCCGGCGTCTACCGCGTCGGCCTCTACTACGCGGCCCAAGAGCCCGGCGCCAAGTGCGAGTTGAGCTTCCGAGACGCGAGGCTGCCGTTCGAGATAACCGCAGCGCACGACCCGCCCCTGCGGGGCGCCGAGCACGACCGGGTCCCGCGGATCGAGTCGTACACCAAGCGTTTCAAGCAAGCAGCGTTGGGAGAGATCGAGCTCGCCCAGGGGCCCGGCGAGCTCTCGCTGCGGGCGCTGGAGATCCCGGGCGCCGAGGCGATGGAATTTTGTATGCTGACGCTAGAACGCCGGGAGTAG